A section of the Paenibacillus yonginensis genome encodes:
- a CDS encoding ABC transporter permease has product MESSSAREVAFGPASGEEAGTPARLTAGGEAPAAGRRLSGDARGAAVGRRRPSGRRWPGIVLPLLAGLLFIGLWQLELFHKLFDLKPYQLPLPSAIAEALRENFSLLLSYSGYTLAEAVLGMLAGSALGFGVALLAASWPKWGGSGLLLAAALNAVPIVALAPIMNLWFGDGIGSRAAIVAATTMAAMAMNAYKGMTAVDPLALDLMHAYAAGKGAIFRYLRVQNSLPYVFTALKINTTASMIGAIVGEFFFSSRGLGYLLSNSIKIAKMPLGWACIAAAAVLGILFYLLVERLEKLLLKWHPSRRGD; this is encoded by the coding sequence ATGGAGTCCTCATCGGCAAGAGAAGTGGCCTTTGGGCCGGCCTCCGGAGAGGAGGCGGGGACCCCGGCGCGGCTGACAGCAGGGGGAGAGGCTCCGGCCGCCGGCCGGCGCTTGTCCGGAGATGCGCGGGGAGCGGCGGTGGGCAGGCGCAGGCCTTCGGGACGCCGCTGGCCGGGGATTGTCCTTCCGCTGCTGGCCGGACTGCTCTTCATCGGCTTGTGGCAGCTGGAGCTGTTCCACAAGCTGTTCGATCTGAAGCCGTACCAGCTGCCATTGCCCAGCGCCATCGCTGAGGCGCTGCGCGAGAACTTCAGCCTGCTGCTGTCCTACAGCGGCTATACGCTGGCCGAGGCCGTCCTCGGCATGCTGGCCGGTTCGGCCCTGGGCTTCGGCGTTGCTCTGCTCGCCGCCTCCTGGCCCAAATGGGGCGGCTCGGGCCTGCTGCTCGCCGCCGCCTTAAATGCTGTGCCGATCGTAGCGCTCGCTCCGATCATGAACCTGTGGTTCGGCGACGGCATCGGCTCAAGAGCGGCCATCGTAGCTGCAACCACGATGGCCGCCATGGCGATGAACGCCTACAAGGGCATGACCGCGGTTGATCCGCTGGCCTTGGATCTCATGCATGCTTATGCGGCAGGCAAAGGGGCCATCTTCCGTTACCTCCGCGTTCAGAACAGCCTGCCGTATGTCTTTACGGCGCTGAAGATCAATACGACCGCGAGTATGATCGGAGCGATCGTAGGGGAGTTTTTCTTCTCGTCGCGCGGGCTTGGCTACCTGCTCTCCAACTCCATCAAGATTGCCAAAATGCCGCTGGGCTGGGCCTGCATTGCAGCTGCCGCCGTCCTGGGCATCCTCTTCTACCTGCTTGTCGAACGGCTGGAGAAGCTGCTTCTAAAGTGGCATCCTTCGCGCAGAGGGGATTAG